From Streptomyces chrestomyceticus JCM 4735, one genomic window encodes:
- a CDS encoding ImmA/IrrE family metallo-endopeptidase, whose product MVTPSRITLARKRRGLTLADLSARAGVSLQSLSNYETGRTAPRPSTVRRLADALDFPERFFSGPDIDELPAEGISWRARTKTPPRVLDSARAAGTLAAQLYEWIDERFRLPEPDLPSLGKPDPETAAEMVRTRWGLGTAPAPNMVHLLEAHGVRVFSLPPDSLEVDAFAVWRGTVPFVFLNMLKTVERGRFDAAHELGHLIMHGSGERPCTGPGAERQANDFASAFLMPAASVLGHMPAGARVDQVLEGKRIWKVSAMALTYRMHDLGLLTDWQYRSTCAELSARGYRTDEPQGLKKRETSQILTKVFQGLWSKGIRPGDVADQLGVRAEEVAEMLFGLSMETVTGEEEGAGEHQAKRSLSLVR is encoded by the coding sequence ATGGTGACCCCATCACGCATCACGCTGGCCCGGAAACGCCGGGGACTGACCCTCGCAGATCTCTCCGCCCGCGCCGGAGTGTCCCTGCAGAGCCTGTCGAACTATGAGACAGGTCGCACCGCGCCCCGGCCGTCCACCGTTCGACGGCTCGCCGACGCGCTCGATTTTCCCGAGCGTTTCTTCAGTGGGCCGGACATCGACGAACTGCCGGCGGAGGGCATCTCCTGGCGCGCCCGTACCAAGACACCGCCCCGTGTCCTGGACTCAGCGCGGGCCGCGGGCACACTCGCGGCACAGTTGTACGAGTGGATCGACGAGCGTTTTCGCCTGCCCGAGCCCGATCTGCCCTCGCTCGGCAAACCGGACCCGGAGACGGCCGCGGAGATGGTGCGCACCCGTTGGGGGTTGGGTACCGCTCCGGCGCCGAACATGGTGCACCTCCTGGAGGCGCACGGGGTCCGGGTCTTTTCGCTGCCGCCGGACTCGTTGGAGGTGGATGCGTTCGCGGTGTGGCGGGGCACGGTTCCGTTCGTCTTCCTGAACATGCTGAAGACCGTCGAACGCGGGAGGTTCGACGCCGCCCACGAGCTGGGGCACCTGATCATGCACGGCAGCGGTGAACGCCCGTGCACCGGTCCAGGGGCTGAACGGCAGGCGAACGACTTCGCCAGTGCCTTCCTCATGCCGGCCGCCAGCGTGCTCGGTCACATGCCGGCGGGCGCCCGCGTCGACCAGGTCCTGGAGGGCAAGCGGATCTGGAAAGTCTCGGCCATGGCGCTGACGTACCGTATGCACGACCTGGGGCTTCTCACCGACTGGCAATACCGATCGACCTGTGCGGAACTGAGTGCGCGTGGCTATCGCACGGACGAACCGCAGGGCCTGAAGAAGCGGGAGACGTCGCAGATCCTGACCAAGGTCTTCCAAGGGCTGTGGTCCAAGGGCATCCGTCCCGGTGACGTCGCCGACCAGCTCGGCGTCAGAGCGGAAGAGGTGGCGGAAATGCTGTTCGGGCTGAGCATGGAGACGGTGACGGGCGAGGAAGAAGGAGCCGGCGAGCACCAGGCCAAAAGGTCGCTGAGCCTCGTGCGCTGA
- a CDS encoding spermidine/putrescine ABC transporter substrate-binding protein, with protein MAELSRRSLLRGTVGTGAAGALAALAAGCGVPAAYVAPADRAAPDRSARDRRLTFANWPLYIDVDERDQQRRPTLEAFERHTGISVTYTEEINDNDEFFGKISPALMNRRPTGRDLIVISDWMCGRFVRLGWVQEMDRARQPHVAQHLDPLLRTPHFDPGRKHSVPWQSGITGIAYNRRKLGREIQHTADLWKDDLRGRVTLLSGLDESFAMLMQGDGVDITRWTETDFYRMTERIRRLVDRKHIRRFTGNDYIKDLASGDVLAAQAYSGDVIQLKEDNPDIEFVVPQEGAELWAESLMIPGRAEHKHNAEELIDFYYRPEIAAELAVWVNYVCPVPAARDILASAKDEDRAALAEDPLVFPDGALRERLAIARDITSKERPAFAKEWNGIVGL; from the coding sequence ATGGCTGAACTTTCGCGACGCTCGCTGCTACGGGGCACGGTCGGTACGGGAGCGGCCGGGGCGCTGGCCGCGCTGGCGGCCGGCTGCGGAGTGCCCGCGGCGTACGTCGCGCCGGCCGACCGCGCGGCCCCCGACCGCTCGGCCCGCGACCGGCGCCTGACCTTCGCCAACTGGCCGCTCTACATCGACGTGGACGAGCGCGACCAGCAGCGGCGGCCGACGCTGGAGGCGTTCGAGCGGCACACCGGCATCTCGGTGACGTACACCGAAGAGATCAACGACAACGACGAGTTCTTCGGGAAGATCAGCCCCGCCCTGATGAACCGCCGGCCGACCGGCCGCGACCTGATCGTCATCAGCGACTGGATGTGCGGCCGCTTCGTACGCCTCGGCTGGGTGCAGGAGATGGACCGGGCCCGGCAGCCCCACGTCGCGCAACACCTCGACCCGCTGCTGCGCACCCCGCACTTCGACCCCGGGCGCAAGCACAGCGTCCCCTGGCAGTCGGGCATCACCGGCATCGCGTACAACCGCCGGAAGCTCGGCCGGGAGATCCAGCACACCGCCGACCTGTGGAAGGACGACCTGCGCGGCCGGGTGACACTGCTGTCCGGGCTGGACGAGTCCTTCGCGATGCTCATGCAGGGCGACGGCGTCGACATCACGCGCTGGACGGAGACCGACTTCTACCGGATGACGGAACGTATCCGCCGCCTCGTCGACAGGAAACACATCCGGCGCTTCACCGGCAACGACTACATCAAGGACCTGGCCTCCGGGGACGTGCTCGCGGCGCAGGCGTACTCGGGTGACGTCATCCAGCTCAAGGAGGACAACCCGGACATCGAGTTCGTGGTGCCGCAGGAGGGCGCCGAACTGTGGGCGGAGAGCCTGATGATCCCCGGCCGCGCCGAGCACAAGCACAACGCGGAAGAGCTGATCGACTTCTACTACCGCCCGGAGATCGCCGCCGAACTGGCCGTCTGGGTCAACTACGTCTGCCCGGTCCCGGCCGCCCGGGACATCCTCGCCTCCGCCAAGGACGAGGACCGCGCCGCGCTGGCCGAGGACCCCCTGGTCTTCCCGGACGGCGCGCTGCGCGAGCGCCTGGCCATCGCCCGCGACATCACGTCCAAGGAACGTCCGGCGTTCGCCAAGGAGTGGAATGGGATTGTGGGGTTGTGA
- a CDS encoding gamma-aminobutyraldehyde dehydrogenase — MTTELRRLRNYIDGEFRDAADGRTTEVVDPSTGEAYATAPLSGAADVDAAMAAAATAFPAWRDLVPAERQKVLLKIADRFEERAEELIAAESENCGKPVALVRSEEIPPMVDQIRFFAGAARMLEGRAAGEYMDGLTSIVRREPVGVCAQVAPWNYPMMMAVWKFAPALAAGNTVVLKPSDTTPASTVLIAEIIGGVLDELGHSRGVFNVICGDRDTGRLMVEHKTPAMASITGSVRAGMQVAESASKDLKRVHLELGGKAPVVVFEDTDIAKAVEGIAEAGYFNAGQDCTAATRVLVHESIHDEFVTALAKAAADTRTGAPDDEDVFYGPLNNANQLAQVKRFIDGLPAHAKIEAGGHQVGEKGYFYAPTVVSGLKQDDEIVQQEVFGPVITVQSFRDEDQAVEWSNGVEYALASSVWTKDHARAMRMSKKLDFGCVWINTHIPLVAEMPHGGFKKSGYGKDLSGYGFEDYTRIKHVMTSLDG, encoded by the coding sequence GTGACCACCGAACTGCGTCGGCTGCGCAACTACATCGACGGGGAGTTCCGGGACGCCGCCGACGGGCGGACCACGGAGGTGGTCGACCCGTCCACGGGCGAGGCGTACGCCACCGCTCCGCTGTCCGGCGCCGCGGACGTCGACGCCGCGATGGCCGCCGCCGCGACGGCGTTCCCCGCCTGGCGCGACCTGGTGCCGGCCGAGCGCCAGAAGGTCCTGCTCAAGATCGCCGACCGCTTCGAGGAGCGGGCCGAGGAGCTGATCGCCGCCGAGTCGGAGAACTGCGGCAAGCCGGTCGCGCTCGTCCGGTCCGAGGAGATCCCGCCGATGGTGGACCAGATCCGCTTCTTCGCGGGGGCCGCCCGGATGCTGGAGGGCCGCGCGGCGGGCGAGTACATGGACGGTCTGACGTCCATCGTCCGCCGGGAGCCGGTCGGTGTCTGCGCGCAGGTCGCACCGTGGAACTACCCCATGATGATGGCGGTGTGGAAGTTCGCCCCGGCGCTGGCCGCGGGCAACACCGTCGTCCTCAAGCCCTCCGACACCACGCCCGCCTCGACCGTGCTGATCGCCGAGATCATCGGCGGTGTGCTGGACGAGCTGGGCCACTCCCGCGGCGTCTTCAACGTCATCTGCGGCGACCGGGACACCGGCCGTCTGATGGTCGAGCACAAGACCCCGGCGATGGCCTCGATCACCGGCTCCGTACGGGCCGGTATGCAGGTCGCCGAGTCCGCGTCCAAGGATCTCAAGCGGGTCCACCTGGAGCTGGGCGGCAAGGCGCCGGTCGTGGTCTTCGAGGACACCGACATCGCCAAGGCGGTCGAGGGCATCGCGGAGGCGGGCTACTTCAACGCCGGCCAGGACTGTACGGCCGCGACCCGGGTGCTCGTCCACGAGTCCATCCACGACGAGTTCGTGACCGCGCTCGCCAAGGCCGCCGCCGACACCAGGACCGGCGCGCCGGACGACGAGGACGTGTTCTACGGGCCGCTGAACAACGCCAACCAGTTGGCGCAGGTCAAGCGCTTCATCGACGGTCTGCCCGCGCACGCCAAGATCGAGGCGGGCGGCCACCAGGTCGGCGAGAAGGGCTACTTCTACGCTCCCACCGTCGTCTCCGGCCTCAAGCAGGACGACGAGATCGTCCAGCAGGAGGTCTTCGGCCCGGTCATCACCGTCCAGTCCTTCCGGGACGAGGACCAGGCCGTCGAGTGGTCGAACGGGGTGGAGTACGCGCTGGCGTCCTCGGTGTGGACCAAGGACCACGCCCGGGCCATGCGGATGTCGAAGAAGCTGGACTTCGGCTGCGTGTGGATCAACACCCACATCCCGCTGGTCGCCGAGATGCCGCACGGCGGCTTCAAGAAGTCCGGTTACGGCAAGGACCTCTCGGGCTACGGCTTCGAGGACTACACGCGCATCAAGCACGTGATGACGTCGCTGGACGGCTGA
- a CDS encoding Lrp/AsnC family transcriptional regulator, translated as MATRDRNGTQSIDSVSLAIIEQLQEDGRRPYAAIGKAVGLSEAAVRQRVQKLLDQGVMQIVAVTDPLTVGFRRQAMVGINVEGDLDPVADALTAMEEVEYVVMTAGSFDLLIEIVCEDDDHLLEMINKRIRTLPGVRTTESFVYLKLRKQTYTWGTR; from the coding sequence GTGGCCACTCGTGACAGAAACGGCACCCAGTCGATCGACTCCGTCTCCCTGGCGATCATCGAGCAGCTCCAGGAGGACGGCCGCCGTCCGTACGCCGCGATCGGCAAGGCCGTCGGCCTGTCCGAGGCGGCGGTGCGGCAACGCGTACAGAAACTGCTCGACCAAGGCGTGATGCAGATCGTCGCGGTCACCGACCCCCTCACGGTCGGCTTCCGGCGGCAGGCGATGGTCGGGATCAACGTCGAAGGTGACCTCGACCCGGTGGCCGACGCCCTGACGGCCATGGAAGAGGTCGAGTACGTCGTCATGACCGCGGGCTCCTTCGATCTCCTCATCGAGATCGTCTGCGAGGACGACGACCACCTGCTGGAAATGATCAACAAGCGGATCCGCACGCTGCCCGGCGTCCGGACGACCGAGAGCTTCGTCTACCTCAAGCTCCGTAAGCAGACCTACACCTGGGGAACCAGATAG
- a CDS encoding aspartate aminotransferase family protein: MTADLSKTAYDHLWMHFTRMSSYENAPVPTIVRGEGTNIYDDKGKRYIDGLAGLFVVQAGHGRAELAETALKQAQELAFFPIWSYAHPKAVELAERLAHHAPGDLNKVFFTTGGGEAVETAWKLAKQYFKLTGKPTKHKVISRAVAYHGTPQGALSITGLPGLKAPFEPLVPGAHKVPNTNIYRAPLFGDDPEAFGRWAAAQIEQQILFEGADTVAAVFLEPVQNAGGCFPPPPGYFQRVREICDRHDVLLVSDEVICAFGRLGTMFACDKFDYVPDMITCAKGMTSGYSPIGACVISDRLAEPFYKGDNTFLHGYTFGGHPVSAAVACANLDIFEREGLNQHVLDKEDAFFSTLKKLHDLPIVGDVRGNGFFYGIELVKDKTTKESFNDEETERVLYGFLSKALFDNGLYCRADDRGDPVIQLAPPLIADQPVFDEIEQILRGTLTEAWAKL, translated from the coding sequence ATGACCGCTGACCTCTCGAAGACGGCCTACGACCACCTGTGGATGCACTTCACCCGCATGTCGTCGTACGAGAACGCCCCCGTGCCGACGATCGTGCGCGGCGAGGGCACGAACATCTACGACGACAAGGGCAAGCGCTACATCGACGGGCTGGCCGGCCTGTTCGTCGTCCAGGCCGGGCACGGCCGCGCCGAACTCGCCGAGACCGCGCTCAAGCAGGCCCAGGAACTGGCCTTCTTCCCCATCTGGTCGTACGCGCACCCCAAGGCCGTGGAGCTCGCCGAGCGGCTGGCGCACCACGCGCCGGGCGACCTGAACAAGGTCTTCTTCACCACCGGCGGCGGTGAGGCCGTCGAGACCGCGTGGAAGCTGGCCAAGCAGTACTTCAAGCTCACCGGCAAGCCCACCAAGCACAAGGTCATATCGCGCGCGGTGGCCTACCACGGCACGCCGCAGGGCGCCCTGTCCATCACCGGCCTGCCGGGCCTGAAGGCCCCGTTCGAGCCGCTGGTCCCCGGCGCCCACAAGGTCCCGAACACCAACATCTACCGCGCGCCGCTCTTCGGTGACGACCCGGAGGCGTTCGGCCGCTGGGCCGCCGCCCAGATCGAGCAGCAGATCCTCTTCGAGGGCGCGGACACCGTCGCCGCCGTCTTCCTGGAGCCGGTGCAGAACGCGGGCGGCTGCTTCCCGCCCCCGCCCGGCTACTTCCAGCGCGTCCGCGAGATCTGCGACCGGCACGACGTGCTGCTCGTCTCCGACGAGGTCATCTGCGCCTTCGGCCGCCTCGGCACGATGTTCGCCTGCGACAAGTTCGACTACGTACCCGACATGATCACCTGCGCCAAGGGCATGACCTCGGGCTACTCCCCGATCGGCGCCTGCGTCATCTCCGACCGGCTGGCCGAGCCGTTCTACAAGGGCGACAACACCTTCCTGCACGGCTACACCTTCGGCGGCCACCCGGTCTCCGCCGCCGTCGCCTGCGCCAACCTCGACATCTTCGAGCGCGAGGGCCTCAACCAGCACGTGCTGGACAAGGAGGACGCCTTCTTCTCGACCCTGAAGAAGCTGCACGACCTGCCGATCGTCGGCGACGTCCGCGGCAACGGCTTCTTCTACGGCATCGAACTCGTCAAGGACAAGACCACAAAGGAATCGTTCAACGACGAGGAGACCGAGCGGGTCCTGTACGGCTTCCTCTCCAAGGCCCTGTTCGACAACGGCCTGTACTGCCGTGCCGACGACCGCGGCGACCCGGTGATCCAGCTCGCCCCGCCGCTCATCGCCGACCAGCCGGTCTTCGACGAAATCGAGCAGATTCTGCGCGGCACGCTGACGGAGGCTTGGGCGAAGCTCTGA
- a CDS encoding ABC transporter ATP-binding protein, with the protein MVAPPDNDVLWARGLHHTYAGSPALAGVSVGVREGEILAVTGPRGCGKTTLLRCLSGQLVPDSGEIWFNSSPVHTLSPLSRERLRLDRFSWVDTEPHLVPELTAWENAALPLLLRGVGHRAAKQTAGEWLDRLDVGLCARQRPGRLDQSQRQRIAVARALACAPRVLFADEPTAPLHRSDAAQVLRAITTAARSHDITVVLATHEPEAETLADRSVALLDGRRVGPKAPAPEKESRAECSLSV; encoded by the coding sequence ATGGTGGCCCCACCTGACAACGACGTTCTCTGGGCGCGCGGCCTGCACCACACATACGCCGGCTCCCCCGCGCTGGCCGGGGTTTCCGTCGGTGTCCGCGAGGGCGAGATCCTCGCCGTCACCGGCCCGCGCGGCTGCGGCAAGACGACGCTCCTGCGGTGCCTTTCCGGCCAACTTGTCCCGGACAGCGGGGAGATCTGGTTCAACAGTTCACCCGTGCACACACTCTCCCCGCTCAGCCGTGAACGGCTGCGCCTGGACCGGTTCAGTTGGGTGGACACCGAACCGCACCTCGTCCCCGAGCTGACCGCCTGGGAGAACGCCGCCCTCCCGCTGCTGCTGCGCGGCGTCGGTCACCGCGCCGCCAAACAGACCGCCGGCGAATGGCTGGACCGGCTGGACGTGGGCCTGTGCGCCCGCCAACGCCCCGGCCGCCTCGACCAGTCGCAGCGCCAGCGCATCGCCGTCGCCCGCGCCCTGGCCTGCGCGCCGCGGGTCCTGTTCGCCGACGAGCCCACCGCGCCGCTGCACCGCTCCGACGCCGCCCAGGTCCTGCGCGCGATCACCACGGCCGCCCGCTCCCACGACATCACGGTCGTCCTCGCCACCCACGAGCCCGAGGCCGAGACCCTCGCGGACCGCAGCGTGGCACTCCTCGACGGCCGCCGCGTCGGCCCCAAGGCCCCCGCCCCCGAGAAGGAAAGCAGGGCAGAGTGCTCGCTCTCCGTCTGA
- a CDS encoding LOG family protein produces METLAAFDRVLASGSLRGYRVQSVDLTGRTSALLGTPVADTVFLGCRMEPEVAAGVRAAGALVFPPIPGLPFDPYRGSLYSPGELFEDLATDAGYPATPDARAYAWYQRTMSDGDIFASMLRSIHDDAVSDALDEHLSGARVVGVMGGHALERGSDAYEGAARLGRRLARSGLTVATGGGPGAMEAANLGAYAAPFGDTMLDESLALLAKVPQFGPSVTDWARAAFEVRGRWPGGGDSVGIPTWFYGHEPPNAFASHIAKYFVNAVREDGLLARSNAGVVFLPGAAGTVQEIFDNATPNYYGSRGEPTPMVLVDRAHWTEKLPAWPLLRALAAERAMSGKIALVDSVEEAPDALARLGGAPGSGSAASA; encoded by the coding sequence ATAGAGACGCTCGCCGCGTTCGACCGGGTGCTGGCCTCGGGCAGTCTGCGCGGCTACCGCGTCCAGTCCGTCGACCTGACCGGCCGCACCTCCGCCCTGCTCGGCACGCCGGTCGCCGACACCGTCTTCCTCGGCTGCCGGATGGAGCCGGAGGTCGCCGCGGGCGTGCGGGCGGCCGGCGCGCTGGTCTTCCCGCCGATACCGGGCCTGCCGTTCGACCCGTACCGCGGCAGCCTCTACTCGCCCGGCGAACTCTTCGAAGACCTCGCCACGGACGCCGGCTACCCGGCGACCCCGGACGCGCGGGCCTACGCCTGGTACCAGCGGACCATGTCGGACGGCGACATCTTCGCCTCGATGCTGCGCAGCATCCACGACGACGCCGTCTCCGACGCACTGGACGAGCACCTCTCCGGTGCCCGTGTCGTCGGCGTCATGGGCGGGCACGCGCTGGAGCGCGGTTCCGACGCGTACGAAGGCGCGGCCCGGCTGGGGCGCCGGCTCGCCCGGTCCGGCCTGACGGTCGCCACGGGCGGCGGTCCGGGCGCGATGGAGGCCGCGAACCTCGGCGCCTACGCGGCACCCTTCGGCGACACCATGCTGGACGAGAGCCTCGCGCTGCTCGCCAAGGTGCCGCAGTTCGGCCCCTCGGTGACGGACTGGGCGCGGGCCGCCTTCGAGGTGCGCGGCCGCTGGCCGGGCGGCGGCGACTCGGTCGGCATTCCCACCTGGTTCTACGGGCACGAGCCGCCGAACGCGTTCGCTTCCCACATCGCCAAGTACTTCGTCAACGCGGTCCGCGAGGACGGCCTGCTGGCCCGTTCCAACGCCGGGGTGGTCTTCCTGCCCGGCGCGGCGGGCACCGTGCAGGAGATCTTCGACAACGCGACCCCGAACTACTACGGATCGCGGGGTGAGCCGACCCCGATGGTGCTGGTCGACCGCGCCCACTGGACCGAAAAACTGCCCGCCTGGCCGCTGCTGCGGGCGCTCGCCGCGGAGCGTGCCATGTCCGGCAAGATCGCTCTGGTCGACTCGGTGGAAGAGGCTCCGGACGCGCTGGCCCGCCTCGGCGGAGCCCCCGGTTCCGGTTCTGCGGCATCTGCTTGA